One Kangiella geojedonensis DNA segment encodes these proteins:
- a CDS encoding DsbA family protein: MRKLITVLALLMIQIMMVQVASAEFKEGEDYWQIAQVEGISAATGDNLFFTWLGCDSCRKIEAELSSELEGFEMVPLIARQEWRPAAKVFYVMEMLEGEPDAWLRLNQQIDAGELDPKDQNALFEAIFELGYDKEAVAELLEDRRLYDRINQAEALAENYAIQYAPTVVVKGQFATDARSTMTVKKFRDVLNYLKTL, from the coding sequence ATGCGTAAATTAATAACAGTGTTAGCGCTACTGATGATTCAGATAATGATGGTTCAAGTTGCATCGGCTGAGTTTAAAGAGGGTGAGGACTATTGGCAGATAGCTCAAGTGGAAGGGATTTCTGCCGCGACAGGAGATAATTTATTTTTTACGTGGCTGGGCTGTGACTCATGCCGCAAGATTGAAGCAGAGTTATCATCAGAGCTTGAGGGCTTTGAAATGGTGCCACTGATTGCTCGCCAAGAGTGGCGCCCGGCGGCTAAAGTGTTCTATGTGATGGAAATGCTGGAAGGTGAGCCAGACGCCTGGTTAAGATTAAATCAACAAATTGATGCTGGCGAACTCGATCCTAAGGATCAAAACGCATTATTCGAAGCAATCTTCGAGCTTGGGTATGACAAAGAAGCGGTTGCGGAATTGCTGGAAGATCGTCGCTTGTACGATAGAATCAATCAAGCAGAAGCACTGGCAGAAAACTATGCCATCCAATATGCGCCAACGGTGGTAGTGAAAGGCCAGTTTGCCACCGATGCGCGCAGTACCATGACGGTAAAGAAATTTCGAGACGTTCTAAATTATCTCAAAACGCTCTAA
- a CDS encoding DUF599 domain-containing protein, with protein sequence MTFSFMPLLDWIALTWFLLCWIGYTYFARIKQRNSSTIANQLEANRVEWLERMIQREMRMADISGLGILQRNVTFFASTTIFIIAGLLTVLGSTEKAIVLLQALPWIEIDSRATWELKILILVVTFAYAFFKFTWSMRQYNFAIVLFGSAPDSEDPAKDRDIFIRHTNWLLSRASNSFNYGLRAYTFALATLGWFFNPVVFMIASTLVVGVLYRREFRSATLAALYNASHHSNEKTLSAD encoded by the coding sequence ATGACTTTTTCATTCATGCCACTTTTAGACTGGATCGCCCTAACATGGTTTTTGCTGTGTTGGATCGGCTATACCTACTTTGCTCGCATCAAGCAGCGTAACAGTTCTACTATCGCTAACCAGCTTGAAGCTAATCGTGTCGAATGGTTAGAAAGAATGATCCAGCGAGAAATGCGCATGGCTGATATCAGTGGCTTAGGAATTTTACAACGTAACGTCACCTTCTTTGCTTCCACCACAATTTTTATCATTGCTGGTTTATTGACGGTTTTGGGTTCGACGGAAAAAGCTATTGTGCTCCTCCAAGCCTTACCTTGGATTGAAATTGACTCCAGAGCCACCTGGGAACTGAAGATCCTTATTTTAGTCGTGACCTTTGCTTACGCCTTCTTTAAGTTCACTTGGTCTATGCGTCAGTATAACTTTGCCATTGTCCTTTTCGGCTCAGCCCCTGACTCAGAAGATCCAGCAAAAGACAGGGATATCTTTATTCGACACACCAACTGGTTATTGAGCAGAGCTTCGAATTCGTTTAACTATGGCTTACGCGCTTACACTTTTGCCTTAGCCACGCTTGGCTGGTTCTTCAACCCTGTGGTTTTCATGATTGCTTCCACTCTGGTCGTAGGCGTTTTGTATCGTCGTGAATTTCGATCTGCAACGCTGGCTGCGTTGTATAACGCCAGCCATCACAGTAACGAGAAAACGTTGAGTGCTGATTAG